One segment of Nocardioides sp. QY071 DNA contains the following:
- a CDS encoding hydantoinase/oxoprolinase family protein, with product MSTTMSIRIGIDVGGTFTDFLVIYPDGSRRIHKTSSVPSDPPQAVLNGLRELADLEGTTVEEFVDRIGMIVHGTTVTTNALLTRRGPKTAMLVTEGFRDVLPMRHGTREDGYDNLLAMPEPLAPRHLRLPIEGRMDYQGEEVTPLDEDGVRAAAATLREQGVESVAISFMHSHANAAHEQRAAELLRELLPDVYLTESAELLGQARYYERSSAAVLNSYAGPIISSYLTTLTGLLEEVRFGGLLLMMQSNGGVATPDQLARRAALSLLSGPASGPTAGLLVTAEHGWDSCLTVDMGGTSFDAAAVKGGKPLVMTDGSIDRWSLALPSVDIHTIGAGGGSIASVDEGGLLSVGPQSAGAVPGPACYGRGGDRPTTTDADVVLGYLDPDSFLNGQMQLDKKAAEEAIRRDVAEPLGISVLEAAAGIYEMVNVSMASGVRDITVRRGLDPRDFPIVVAGGAGPVHAAAIAGELDIPVLITPRDSSIFCAAGMLVCDFKHDYVQSANDRLDSLDLDGLVHTWKAMAEEGRATLHGEGVGDDAISFEPSLDLRYKGQWYELGIPLDATMLDAPDVAAIASAFHAEHELLFGYHSDEMPIDVLNVRLSAVGRTSDERIDLSSEVPVDKPARPARREIWSPAQKAMVEVDVHQGTSMGPGTRLSGPAVIELGTTTIVVLDQYDCVVDRSGSFVMYLRERAAEIEAQLNL from the coding sequence ATGAGCACCACCATGAGCATCCGAATCGGAATCGACGTCGGCGGCACGTTCACCGACTTCCTCGTGATCTACCCCGACGGCAGCCGCCGCATCCACAAGACCAGCTCGGTCCCGTCCGATCCACCGCAGGCGGTGCTCAACGGGCTGCGCGAGCTGGCCGACCTCGAGGGCACGACCGTCGAGGAGTTCGTCGACCGGATCGGCATGATCGTGCACGGCACGACCGTGACCACCAACGCGCTGCTGACCCGGCGCGGCCCGAAGACCGCCATGCTCGTCACCGAGGGCTTCCGTGACGTGCTGCCGATGCGGCACGGCACCCGCGAGGACGGCTACGACAACCTCCTCGCGATGCCGGAGCCGCTCGCGCCGCGACACCTCCGGCTGCCGATCGAGGGCCGGATGGACTACCAGGGCGAAGAAGTGACGCCGCTCGACGAAGACGGTGTACGCGCGGCTGCGGCGACCCTGCGTGAGCAGGGCGTCGAGTCGGTCGCCATCTCGTTCATGCACTCGCACGCCAACGCGGCGCACGAGCAGCGGGCCGCGGAGCTGCTCCGCGAGCTGCTGCCCGACGTCTACCTCACCGAGTCGGCGGAACTGCTCGGCCAGGCGCGCTACTACGAGCGCTCCAGCGCCGCCGTCCTCAACTCGTACGCCGGGCCGATCATCTCGTCGTACCTGACGACGCTGACCGGCCTGCTCGAGGAGGTGCGCTTCGGCGGACTCCTCCTCATGATGCAGTCCAACGGTGGCGTAGCGACGCCCGACCAGCTGGCCCGGCGGGCCGCCCTGTCGCTGCTGTCCGGCCCGGCGTCGGGGCCGACCGCGGGCCTGCTGGTCACCGCCGAGCACGGCTGGGACTCGTGCCTGACCGTCGACATGGGCGGCACCAGCTTCGACGCCGCGGCGGTCAAGGGCGGCAAGCCGCTGGTGATGACCGACGGCAGCATCGACCGCTGGTCGCTGGCGCTGCCCTCGGTCGACATCCACACCATCGGCGCGGGGGGAGGCTCGATCGCCTCCGTGGACGAGGGCGGTCTGCTCAGTGTCGGACCGCAGAGCGCCGGAGCCGTGCCCGGCCCGGCCTGCTACGGCCGCGGCGGCGACCGTCCGACAACGACCGACGCGGACGTCGTGCTCGGCTACCTGGACCCGGACAGCTTCCTCAACGGCCAGATGCAGCTGGACAAGAAGGCCGCCGAGGAGGCGATCCGCCGCGACGTCGCCGAGCCGCTGGGCATCAGCGTGCTGGAGGCGGCGGCCGGCATCTACGAGATGGTCAACGTCTCGATGGCCTCCGGCGTCCGTGACATCACGGTGCGTCGGGGCCTGGACCCGCGGGACTTCCCGATCGTCGTGGCGGGCGGTGCGGGACCGGTCCACGCGGCCGCGATCGCGGGCGAGCTGGACATCCCGGTACTGATCACGCCCCGTGACTCGTCGATCTTCTGTGCGGCCGGCATGCTCGTGTGCGACTTCAAGCACGACTACGTGCAGAGCGCCAACGACCGGCTCGACAGCCTCGACCTCGACGGCCTGGTCCACACCTGGAAGGCGATGGCCGAGGAGGGCCGCGCGACCCTGCACGGCGAGGGGGTCGGCGACGACGCGATCTCCTTCGAGCCGTCGCTCGACCTGCGCTACAAGGGCCAGTGGTACGAGCTGGGCATCCCGCTCGATGCCACCATGCTCGACGCACCCGACGTCGCCGCGATCGCGTCCGCCTTCCACGCCGAGCACGAACTGCTCTTCGGCTACCACAGCGACGAGATGCCCATCGACGTCCTCAACGTCCGCCTGTCGGCGGTCGGGCGGACCTCCGACGAGCGGATCGACCTGAGCTCGGAAGTCCCGGTCGACAAGCCCGCGCGTCCCGCCCGGCGAGAGATCTGGTCTCCGGCACAGAAGGCGATGGTCGAGGTCGACGTCCACCAGGGCACCTCGATGGGGCCGGGCACCCGGCTCAGCGGGCCCGCGGTCATCGAGCTCGGTACGACGACCATCGTCGTGCTCGACCAGTACGACTGCGTCGTCGACCGCAGCGGCTCGTTCGTGATGTACCTGCGCGAGCGCGCAGCGGAGATCGAGGCGCAGCTCAACCTCTGA
- a CDS encoding helix-turn-helix domain-containing protein: protein MGADLLAQHPVVVTTELDVAREQVAARYCAHALTLARRDGRLDLVHNAVGIGEDVVLNYMRYGEEVRITPGRFLDFYLVQLPLRGRARVRSGRRELVADRRTAFVGSPDDPVDMRWSADCAKLVVQVRRSAVEALAAPGVAFDPVLALDRPSARDWLRLLWLCVEQLEVGSDLIHSPLVATSYEQTLVAALIALQPNSAVAQPRTAAPTHAVRTAQALIDGDPGRAWRVADLAELSGVSARTLQDAFHRDLGTTPLAEVRRARLERARRDLVAADPLSTTVAVVAARWGFFHLGRFARAYRDRFHELPSQTLAR from the coding sequence ATGGGCGCCGACCTGCTCGCCCAGCACCCCGTGGTCGTCACGACCGAGCTCGACGTCGCTCGGGAGCAGGTCGCTGCGCGCTACTGCGCCCACGCGCTGACGCTGGCGCGCCGTGACGGCCGGCTGGACCTGGTGCACAACGCCGTCGGGATCGGCGAGGACGTGGTCCTCAACTACATGCGCTACGGCGAGGAGGTCCGGATCACGCCGGGCCGCTTCCTCGACTTCTACCTCGTCCAGCTGCCCCTGCGTGGGCGGGCCCGGGTGCGCTCGGGACGGCGGGAGCTGGTCGCCGACCGGCGCACGGCGTTCGTTGGGTCGCCCGACGACCCGGTCGACATGCGCTGGTCCGCGGACTGCGCCAAGCTCGTGGTCCAGGTACGACGCAGCGCGGTCGAGGCCCTCGCCGCACCCGGCGTCGCCTTCGACCCGGTGCTCGCCCTCGACCGCCCATCGGCGCGGGACTGGCTGCGGCTGCTGTGGCTCTGCGTCGAGCAGCTCGAGGTCGGCAGCGACCTGATCCACTCCCCGCTGGTCGCGACCAGCTACGAGCAGACCCTCGTCGCGGCGCTGATCGCGCTGCAGCCCAACAGCGCAGTCGCGCAGCCCCGCACCGCCGCTCCCACGCACGCGGTCCGCACCGCGCAGGCGCTCATCGACGGCGACCCCGGGCGGGCTTGGCGGGTCGCCGACCTGGCCGAGCTCAGCGGCGTGTCGGCGCGCACGCTCCAGGATGCCTTCCACCGCGACCTGGGGACCACTCCCCTGGCCGAGGTACGGCGGGCCCGGCTCGAGCGCGCCCGGCGCGACCTGGTCGCCGCCGACCCGCTGTCGACGACCGTCGCCGTCGTGGCCGCCCGGTGGGGCTTCTTCCACCTCGGCCGCTTCGCCCGGGCCTACCGTGACCGCTTCCACGAGCTGCCCTCACAGACGCTGGCGCGCTGA
- a CDS encoding aromatic-ring-hydroxylating dioxygenase subunit beta, with protein sequence MRLSALPPQFQDTSAHSFHVDADWYDELDGFRALFADDWPAAALEEWHQAQSFLAHEARLVDEGRFNDWLDLFAGDGLYWVPVTAGGGNPRTEVSHAFDDHRRLTDRVYWLRTGLAYSQLPASRTRRTITNIETVTDPDGRLVVRSSFVVHEFRAGVAKVYAGWYGHVLLPHDDGWRIRLKMVNLLDSEQYHENLTLVF encoded by the coding sequence ATGAGGCTCTCCGCGCTCCCGCCGCAGTTCCAGGACACCTCTGCGCACTCGTTCCACGTCGACGCCGACTGGTACGACGAGCTCGACGGCTTCCGTGCCCTGTTCGCTGACGACTGGCCGGCCGCAGCCCTCGAGGAGTGGCACCAGGCGCAGTCCTTCCTCGCCCACGAGGCACGCCTGGTCGACGAGGGCCGGTTCAACGACTGGCTCGACCTGTTCGCCGGCGACGGCCTCTACTGGGTGCCTGTCACCGCCGGCGGAGGCAACCCGCGCACCGAGGTCAGCCACGCCTTCGACGACCACCGCAGGCTCACCGACCGGGTCTACTGGCTGCGCACCGGCCTGGCCTACAGCCAGCTCCCGGCCTCGCGAACCCGACGCACGATCACGAACATCGAGACGGTGACCGATCCGGACGGGCGCCTCGTGGTGCGCTCGAGCTTCGTCGTGCACGAGTTCCGCGCCGGGGTCGCCAAGGTCTACGCCGGCTGGTACGGCCACGTGCTCCTCCCGCACGACGACGGCTGGCGGATCCGGTTGAAGATGGTGAACCTGCTCGACTCCGAGCAGTACCACGAGAACCTCACGCTGGTGTTCTGA
- a CDS encoding M24 family metallopeptidase, translating into MSQSIDERDRRWAELDKAMVEHDLDALVFAANDYRGHKGSLRYVADYNLCHKYGNAVLLRDREPVLVLSGSLVSARKPVSGWVRDYRFPATTGAGLVEALKESSRVEKVGIIGMGQVLKVNEYLALTEAFPGCAFVDFTKEFERIRAVKSGYELAGAEESAHILDQCFHRLLEIVHPGITEREIGAEMHRVGHLLGGEDPIFLSMHTDEQNEHSRSTFDSPRDRVLGTHDVHTFSFEMIGPRGYWTELARMVTFAQPDEVTARMARAVTDGIGNGARAMAPGAIPSDIQRTVLTGVEQHGATTSYWSGHSLGLDVIEDPMIGLDVVEDPEQSPDNTIEAGMVLTLHPMVQDIEGRHSGYMSDTFIVESGGSRKLSEHPTGLHRVSRGGVTIHDH; encoded by the coding sequence ATGTCCCAGTCCATCGACGAGCGCGATCGGCGTTGGGCCGAGCTCGACAAGGCGATGGTCGAGCACGACCTCGACGCCCTCGTCTTCGCGGCGAACGACTACCGCGGCCACAAGGGATCGCTGCGCTACGTCGCCGACTACAACCTGTGCCACAAGTACGGCAACGCCGTCCTGCTGCGCGACCGTGAGCCGGTGCTCGTCCTGTCCGGCAGCCTGGTCAGTGCCCGCAAGCCGGTCTCCGGCTGGGTGCGCGACTACCGGTTCCCGGCCACGACCGGCGCCGGCCTGGTCGAGGCGCTCAAGGAGTCGAGCCGGGTCGAGAAGGTCGGCATCATCGGCATGGGCCAGGTGCTCAAGGTCAACGAGTACCTCGCCCTCACCGAGGCGTTCCCGGGCTGCGCGTTCGTCGACTTCACCAAGGAGTTCGAGCGGATCCGCGCGGTCAAGAGCGGCTACGAGCTGGCGGGAGCCGAGGAGTCGGCGCACATCCTCGACCAGTGCTTCCACCGGCTGCTCGAGATCGTCCACCCCGGGATCACCGAGCGCGAGATCGGCGCCGAGATGCACCGCGTCGGCCACCTGCTGGGCGGAGAGGACCCGATCTTCCTGTCCATGCACACCGACGAGCAGAACGAGCACTCCCGCTCGACCTTCGACAGCCCGCGCGACCGGGTGCTCGGCACCCACGACGTGCACACGTTCTCCTTCGAGATGATCGGGCCGCGCGGCTACTGGACCGAGCTGGCCCGGATGGTCACCTTCGCCCAGCCCGACGAGGTCACCGCGCGGATGGCGCGCGCGGTCACCGACGGCATCGGGAACGGCGCCCGGGCGATGGCACCCGGCGCGATCCCGAGCGACATCCAGCGAACCGTGCTGACGGGCGTCGAGCAGCACGGTGCCACCACGTCGTACTGGTCCGGGCACTCGCTCGGCCTCGACGTGATCGAGGACCCGATGATCGGCCTCGACGTCGTCGAGGATCCCGAGCAGTCACCCGACAACACCATCGAGGCAGGCATGGTCCTGACCCTGCACCCGATGGTCCAGGACATCGAGGGGCGCCACAGCGGCTACATGTCCGACACTTTCATCGTGGAGTCCGGCGGCAGCCGGAAGCTCTCCGAGCACCCGACCGGTCTCCACCGCGTCTCCCGAGGAGGGGTCACCATCCATGACCACTGA
- a CDS encoding type 1 glutamine amidotransferase, translating into MSIAVLSHVPDPSIGVLCKQAQAAGRELVIHAAYRGELPDPDAHEAWVVLGGAQSAYADRELLRPEIEALSAAVQRETPLLAICLGSQLLAVATGGRAFPGASGLEFGYIDVASTAEQPPSGRYLSFHSDSMEPPPGAAVLARTDRYLQAWSYGSALAVQFHPELDSAGFYAVLDAEEEKLTRFGVDVPALRAEVAAGPPSPTPGERLIDTWLAGLPAAV; encoded by the coding sequence ATGAGCATCGCTGTCCTGAGCCACGTCCCCGACCCGTCGATCGGCGTCCTGTGCAAGCAGGCCCAGGCGGCCGGTCGTGAGCTCGTGATCCATGCCGCCTACCGCGGCGAGCTCCCCGACCCCGACGCTCACGAGGCCTGGGTGGTGCTCGGCGGAGCGCAGAGCGCGTACGCCGACCGGGAGCTGCTACGGCCCGAGATCGAGGCGCTCTCCGCTGCCGTCCAGCGGGAGACTCCCCTGCTCGCCATCTGCCTCGGCTCCCAGCTGCTCGCCGTCGCCACTGGCGGCCGGGCCTTCCCCGGGGCCAGCGGCCTCGAGTTCGGCTACATCGACGTGGCGTCCACGGCCGAGCAGCCACCGTCCGGTCGCTACCTCTCCTTCCACTCGGACTCCATGGAACCGCCGCCGGGAGCCGCCGTACTCGCCCGGACCGACCGGTACCTGCAGGCCTGGAGCTACGGCTCCGCGCTGGCCGTGCAGTTCCACCCCGAGCTCGACAGCGCCGGCTTCTACGCCGTCCTGGACGCCGAGGAGGAGAAGCTCACCCGCTTCGGCGTCGACGTCCCCGCGCTGCGGGCCGAGGTCGCGGCGGGTCCGCCGTCGCCGACCCCGGGCGAGCGCCTCATCGATACCTGGCTCGCCGGTCTCCCGGCAGCCGTCTGA
- a CDS encoding NAD(P)/FAD-dependent oxidoreductase — MRIAIVGAGFAGLASAKVLRQLGHDVTVHDKAPDVGGVWSRTRRYPGLRTQNNKQTYHFSDHPMPRRFPQWLEGAQVQEYLEEYVERFGLAPFLRLGTGVEQAVPAAGGGWDVTTTGAGAGTEHYDHLVVANGIFCEPAIPDFEGVAELTAAGGRLIATSELAGLEEVRDRHVLMVGYGKSSCDVAVEVSRVAASTTVVARGLLWKVPRRIKGVLNYKYLLLTRLGEGLFPYQRLTGVERALHARGSALPDAMLGSVEKVVTAQLGLPGLGLVPDAPFASIAKASVSLATEGFYEGVAAGTIAVRRDTVVARFLEKDGRPHAELSDGSVVRADVVVCGTGFRQEVPFLPEDVQHRLLDERGNFALYRQILPVDVPDLTFAGYNSSFFSPLSAEMSAVWIASYLAGHHTVPAPETMRAVVRDRVAWMEDRTDGHSARGTNVVPFSMHNIDEVLGEVGLDVGRATKAVQWLLPVRPSSYRKVARRLARRVARQASADSA; from the coding sequence ATGAGGATCGCCATCGTCGGCGCGGGCTTCGCCGGCCTCGCCTCCGCCAAGGTGCTGCGCCAGCTCGGCCACGACGTCACCGTCCACGACAAGGCCCCGGACGTCGGCGGCGTGTGGAGCCGCACCCGCCGCTACCCCGGACTGCGGACCCAGAACAACAAGCAGACCTACCACTTCTCCGACCACCCGATGCCGCGCCGCTTCCCCCAGTGGTTGGAGGGCGCCCAGGTGCAGGAGTACCTCGAGGAGTACGTCGAGCGCTTCGGGCTCGCCCCGTTCCTCCGCCTCGGCACCGGGGTCGAGCAGGCCGTGCCCGCTGCTGGCGGCGGGTGGGACGTGACCACCACCGGCGCCGGGGCCGGCACCGAGCACTACGACCACCTCGTCGTCGCGAACGGCATCTTCTGCGAGCCCGCGATCCCCGACTTCGAGGGCGTCGCCGAGCTCACCGCCGCCGGTGGCCGGCTGATCGCGACGAGCGAGCTGGCCGGCCTCGAGGAGGTCCGCGACCGGCACGTGCTGATGGTCGGCTACGGAAAGTCGTCGTGCGACGTCGCGGTCGAGGTGAGCCGCGTCGCCGCGAGCACGACCGTGGTGGCCCGGGGCCTGCTCTGGAAGGTGCCCCGCCGGATCAAGGGCGTGCTCAACTACAAGTACCTGCTGCTCACCCGGCTCGGCGAGGGGCTGTTCCCCTACCAGCGGCTCACCGGTGTCGAGCGGGCCCTGCACGCCCGTGGCTCCGCCCTGCCGGACGCGATGCTCGGCAGCGTCGAGAAGGTCGTCACCGCCCAGCTCGGGCTGCCCGGCCTGGGGCTGGTCCCCGATGCTCCCTTCGCGAGCATCGCCAAGGCCTCGGTGTCCCTGGCGACCGAGGGGTTCTACGAGGGCGTCGCCGCCGGCACGATCGCGGTCCGTCGCGACACGGTCGTGGCCCGCTTCCTGGAGAAGGACGGCCGGCCCCACGCCGAGCTCTCCGACGGCTCGGTGGTCCGCGCGGACGTCGTCGTGTGCGGCACCGGCTTCCGGCAGGAGGTCCCGTTCCTCCCCGAGGACGTGCAGCACCGCCTCCTCGACGAGCGCGGGAACTTCGCCCTCTACCGCCAGATCCTGCCGGTCGACGTGCCGGACCTGACCTTCGCCGGCTACAACTCGTCGTTCTTCTCACCGCTCTCGGCCGAGATGTCTGCGGTCTGGATCGCCTCCTACCTCGCGGGCCACCACACGGTCCCCGCACCGGAGACGATGCGGGCGGTCGTGCGCGATCGGGTCGCGTGGATGGAGGATCGGACCGACGGGCACTCCGCGCGTGGCACCAACGTCGTGCCCTTCTCGATGCACAACATCGACGAGGTGCTCGGCGAGGTCGGCCTCGACGTCGGCCGTGCCACGAAGGCGGTGCAGTGGCTGCTCCCGGTCCGCCCGTCGTCATACCGGAAGGTCGCCCGACGGCTGGCACGGCGGGTCGCACGACAGGCCTCCGCCGATTCCGCGTGA
- a CDS encoding aromatic ring-hydroxylating dioxygenase subunit alpha: MHRTLYTEPEVFTEEMVKVFGGESWMYLAHESQLPEPNAFVSVRMGLRPVLVTRDRRGALHAVFNRCAHRAATVCREESGTAKSFQCPYHGWTFRNTGELVGVPWPQGYGEMDRSEFGLTRVSRVESYRGFVFGTMNADAPSVEEWLGHALPWLDYWIDRAPEGEVLLGSAAYRMGFRGNWKLAYDNAGDGYHPSFSHRSLLEMASRMGESKDMSYFGRTPDDGPMQSYSLGNGHSVIDQRPAHGDDPGSFWANQRPQPGRESFEQRIREQHGDDADRLLDLAIGAQINLSIFPNLLIIGNQIQVIEPLAVDRTQLTWHATRIGGVPQEVNTLRMRTQEDFPAFGEPDDQANFEEAQRGLAAPEAEWIFMNRGLDVAGWQSLGDDGVIGTAVTDELHMRSYYDEWLRRMREEVR, encoded by the coding sequence GTGCACCGCACCCTGTACACCGAGCCCGAGGTCTTCACCGAGGAGATGGTGAAGGTCTTCGGCGGCGAGTCGTGGATGTACCTCGCCCACGAGTCGCAGCTGCCCGAGCCGAACGCCTTCGTGTCGGTGCGGATGGGGCTGCGTCCCGTACTGGTGACCCGCGACCGGCGCGGCGCGCTGCACGCGGTCTTCAACCGCTGCGCCCACCGCGCGGCGACGGTGTGCCGCGAGGAGTCCGGCACGGCGAAGAGCTTCCAGTGCCCGTACCACGGCTGGACCTTCCGCAACACCGGCGAGCTCGTCGGCGTCCCGTGGCCGCAGGGGTACGGCGAGATGGACCGCTCCGAGTTCGGCCTGACCCGGGTGAGCCGGGTCGAGAGCTACCGCGGCTTCGTGTTCGGCACGATGAACGCCGACGCCCCCTCGGTCGAGGAGTGGCTCGGCCACGCCCTCCCCTGGCTGGACTACTGGATCGACCGGGCCCCCGAGGGCGAGGTGCTCCTCGGCTCCGCCGCCTACCGGATGGGCTTCCGGGGCAACTGGAAGCTCGCGTACGACAACGCGGGCGACGGCTACCACCCGTCGTTCTCACACCGCTCGTTGCTGGAGATGGCCTCGCGCATGGGCGAGTCGAAGGACATGTCGTACTTCGGCCGCACGCCTGACGACGGCCCGATGCAGTCGTACTCCCTCGGCAACGGCCACAGCGTGATCGACCAGCGGCCCGCCCACGGCGACGATCCGGGCAGCTTCTGGGCCAACCAGCGGCCGCAACCGGGACGGGAGTCCTTCGAGCAGCGGATCCGCGAGCAGCACGGCGACGACGCCGACCGGCTGCTGGACCTGGCGATCGGAGCCCAGATCAACCTGAGCATCTTCCCGAACCTGCTGATCATCGGGAACCAGATCCAGGTGATCGAGCCGCTGGCCGTCGACCGCACCCAGCTCACGTGGCACGCGACCCGGATCGGCGGTGTCCCGCAAGAGGTGAACACCCTGCGGATGCGCACCCAGGAGGACTTCCCTGCCTTCGGGGAGCCGGACGACCAGGCCAACTTCGAGGAAGCCCAGCGCGGGCTCGCCGCGCCCGAGGCCGAATGGATCTTCATGAACCGCGGCCTCGACGTGGCCGGCTGGCAGTCGCTCGGCGACGACGGGGTGATCGGTACGGCTGTCACCGACGAGCTGCACATGCGCAGCTACTACGACGAGTGGCTGCGCCGGATGCGGGAGGAGGTCCGATGA
- a CDS encoding hydantoinase B/oxoprolinase family protein: MTTEPMTTEPTTAPAAGIDPITASVLQRRVDSVAKEMATMLMRSSRSPIFNEIGDLVTVIFDRNGNTLAQAEFAAIIAFGAHPSLEYIIEYFGDDIHEGDVIIHNDVYHGGNQNADTGIFLPIFAEGQLIGWTAAKGHLADIGGMTAGGYNPNARDIWQEALRIPPLKLAEKGVPRKDVWDLLAANIRFGFVMEDIRAMVGCCTVGARRVVEVVDRYGLESYESHWRYILDSSRRQVEAEVGRWPDGRYHGESFMTSDGVDPEKKYKIAVDIEIAGSDITFDFSGSDDQSPGICNMPPAAAKGAVRIAFLMLMASGGIRIPTNQGLFAPIATRFRKGSIVDPEFPAATIYGNQLCDEVVEAIMLALADALPDRVCAGWNKYMCTATNGIDPRTGEPFAAFTVFQRTGPGGVQGQDGWDALGFTGTAGQMRYPDPEMLEITTPHFLEYNEYLPDSAGSGEFRGGYGTRSAWRTYGEGQIGVTLADNMAHEGAYPARGLFGGRDSGLNELRVEYPDGSGQDWGSKEIIDQPVGTRIVSNAGGGAGYGDPRRRPAAKVLAEVRDGLLSAEKARADYGVVLTADGQAVDEVQTAALRA, from the coding sequence ATGACCACTGAGCCCATGACCACCGAGCCGACCACCGCGCCGGCCGCCGGCATCGACCCGATCACCGCGTCGGTCCTGCAGCGCCGGGTCGACTCCGTCGCCAAGGAGATGGCGACGATGCTGATGCGCTCGTCGCGCTCCCCGATCTTCAACGAGATCGGCGACCTGGTGACGGTCATCTTCGACCGCAACGGCAACACCCTGGCCCAGGCCGAGTTCGCCGCGATCATCGCCTTCGGCGCGCACCCGTCGCTGGAGTACATCATCGAGTACTTCGGCGACGACATCCACGAGGGCGACGTCATCATCCACAACGACGTCTACCACGGCGGCAACCAGAACGCGGACACCGGCATCTTCCTGCCGATCTTCGCCGAGGGGCAGCTGATCGGCTGGACCGCCGCGAAGGGCCACCTGGCCGACATCGGCGGCATGACGGCGGGTGGCTACAACCCCAACGCCCGTGACATCTGGCAGGAGGCGCTGCGGATCCCGCCGCTCAAGCTTGCCGAGAAGGGCGTCCCGCGCAAGGACGTATGGGACCTGCTCGCCGCCAACATCCGGTTCGGCTTCGTCATGGAGGACATCCGGGCGATGGTCGGCTGCTGCACCGTGGGCGCGCGTCGGGTGGTCGAGGTCGTCGACCGCTACGGGCTCGAGAGCTACGAGTCGCACTGGCGCTACATCCTCGACAGCTCGCGCCGCCAGGTCGAGGCCGAGGTCGGGCGCTGGCCCGACGGCCGCTACCACGGGGAGAGCTTCATGACCTCCGACGGCGTCGACCCGGAGAAGAAGTACAAGATCGCCGTCGACATCGAGATCGCCGGCAGCGACATCACCTTCGACTTCTCCGGCTCCGACGACCAGTCGCCCGGCATCTGCAACATGCCTCCCGCCGCGGCCAAGGGTGCGGTCCGGATCGCGTTCCTCATGTTGATGGCCAGCGGCGGGATCCGGATCCCCACCAACCAGGGGCTGTTCGCGCCGATCGCGACGAGGTTCCGCAAGGGATCGATCGTCGACCCGGAGTTCCCGGCCGCGACGATCTACGGCAACCAGCTCTGCGACGAGGTCGTCGAGGCGATCATGCTCGCGCTCGCCGACGCGCTGCCCGACCGGGTCTGCGCCGGCTGGAACAAGTACATGTGCACCGCCACCAACGGCATCGACCCGCGCACCGGTGAGCCGTTCGCGGCCTTCACCGTCTTCCAGAGGACAGGTCCCGGCGGCGTCCAGGGCCAGGACGGCTGGGACGCGCTCGGCTTCACCGGCACCGCCGGCCAGATGCGTTACCCCGACCCGGAGATGCTCGAGATCACCACTCCGCACTTCCTGGAGTACAACGAGTACCTCCCGGACTCCGCGGGCTCCGGCGAGTTCCGCGGCGGCTACGGCACGCGGTCGGCCTGGCGGACCTACGGGGAGGGCCAGATCGGTGTGACCCTGGCCGACAACATGGCGCACGAGGGCGCCTACCCGGCCCGCGGTCTGTTCGGTGGCCGCGACTCCGGCCTCAACGAGCTGCGCGTCGAGTACCCCGACGGCTCCGGTCAGGACTGGGGCTCCAAGGAGATCATCGACCAGCCCGTCGGCACCCGGATCGTCTCGAACGCCGGGGGCGGAGCGGGGTACGGCGACCCGCGCCGCCGTCCCGCGGCGAAGGTGCTCGCGGAGGTCCGCGACGGCCTCCTCTCGGCCGAGAAGGCCCGCGCCGACTACGGCGTCGTACTCACCGCCGACGGTCAGGCCGTCGACGAAGTCCAGACCGCGGCGCTGCGCGCCTGA
- a CDS encoding IclR family transcriptional regulator translates to MANSTPPIESLHRGLVLLKELRDGRVLGVKEAAELLGVAPSTAHRLLAALCFDGFAMQDRDRQYRLGPEMRPEQVRGRDVGEFRTLVHPVIDRLSQAVGETVHVWVRQGPLLRWVDGVAGPTPSHVATDRWDRVPAYASAAGKALLSELNGKQLEEVFADGLPPARSSRITSMQSLKRHLHAVRTRGYALSIEESAQGVDGVAVCSKDALGRPTFAISLAIPSSRFDRSKVADYVEALRYAVEQTEEALGTSTS, encoded by the coding sequence GTGGCGAATTCCACACCACCGATCGAGTCCCTGCACCGCGGGCTGGTCCTGCTCAAGGAGCTGCGCGACGGCCGCGTCCTCGGCGTCAAGGAGGCGGCCGAGCTCCTCGGCGTTGCCCCGTCGACCGCGCACCGGCTGCTCGCCGCGCTGTGCTTCGACGGCTTCGCGATGCAGGACCGGGACCGGCAGTACCGGCTCGGCCCGGAGATGCGGCCCGAGCAGGTCCGCGGCCGCGACGTCGGCGAGTTCCGCACGCTCGTGCACCCGGTCATCGACCGGTTGAGCCAGGCGGTCGGCGAGACGGTGCACGTCTGGGTGCGCCAGGGGCCGCTGCTGCGCTGGGTCGACGGCGTGGCCGGCCCGACCCCGTCGCACGTCGCCACCGACCGCTGGGACCGCGTGCCGGCGTACGCCTCCGCAGCGGGCAAGGCGTTGCTCTCCGAGCTCAACGGCAAGCAGCTCGAGGAGGTCTTCGCCGACGGCCTCCCGCCGGCGCGCTCCTCGCGGATCACCAGCATGCAGTCACTCAAGCGGCACCTGCACGCCGTCCGCACCCGCGGCTACGCCCTGAGCATCGAGGAGTCGGCCCAGGGCGTCGACGGTGTCGCGGTCTGCTCGAAGGACGCCCTGGGCCGCCCGACCTTCGCGATCTCGCTGGCGATCCCGAGCTCGCGCTTCGACCGGTCGAAGGTGGCGGACTACGTCGAGGCCCTGCGCTACGCGGTCGAGCAGACGGAGGAGGCGCTGGGTACGTCGACCTCCTGA